The following proteins are co-located in the Apium graveolens cultivar Ventura chromosome 5, ASM990537v1, whole genome shotgun sequence genome:
- the LOC141724279 gene encoding glycine-rich protein A3, which translates to MDGGDHSNKDQDKDKGLFSSLAGYAVGHQGHYPHGGYPPHGYPPQGYPPAGYPPQGYPPAGYPPQGYPPAGYPPSGGYPPQGYPPAGYPPAGYPAPHHSGHGIGMGGVLAGGAAAAAAAYGAHHLTHGHMGHHGYYGHHGKFKHGKFKHGKFGKRWKGGHGMIGKHKHKFFK; encoded by the exons ATGGACGGTGGAGATCATAGTAACAAAGACCAAGACAAAGACAAGGGTCTGTTTTCATCTCTTGCTGGATATGCTGTTGGACACCAGGGGCACTACCCTCATGGGGGATATCCTCCTCATGGATACCCACCACAAGGATACCCACCAGCTGGATACCCTCCGCAAGGATACCCACCAGCTGGATACCCTCCTCAGGGATACCCACCAGCTGGATACCCTCCCTCAGGTGGCTATCCACCACAAGGTTATCCCCCGGCTGGATATCCACCAGCAGGTTATCCTGCTCCACATCATTCAG GACATGGAATTGGCATGGGTGGAGTATTAGCCGGAGGTGCTGCCGCCGCCGCCGCTGCTTATGGAGCTCACCATCTGACACATGGGCATATGGGGCATCATGGGTACTATGGACATCATGGAAAGTTCAAGCACGGTAAATTTAAGCATGGGAAGTTTGGAAAGCGCTGGAAGGGTGGCCATGGAATGATTGGAAAACACAAGCACAAGTTCTTTAAGTGA